A single Ignavibacteriales bacterium DNA region contains:
- a CDS encoding response regulator gives MKFEVMLVDDDDMVLFVISRYIRKSGLSLNPLNFRNGQEALDYITAHQDPGMNFIVLLDINMPVMNGWQFLEAVKDHEVAQRIRVAMVTSSVDFEDADRAKTFPMVVSYLIKPVDTDMLASLKKVPQLQEFYN, from the coding sequence ATGAAGTTTGAAGTGATGCTTGTGGATGATGATGATATGGTGCTGTTTGTCATATCAAGATATATAAGAAAGTCAGGGCTCTCCCTGAACCCGTTAAACTTCAGGAACGGGCAGGAGGCATTAGATTATATAACTGCACATCAGGATCCGGGAATGAATTTTATAGTCCTGCTGGATATAAATATGCCGGTCATGAACGGCTGGCAGTTTCTTGAAGCGGTTAAAGATCATGAAGTTGCACAAAGAATCCGGGTTGCCATGGTTACTTCATCGGTTGATTTCGAAGACGCAGACCGGGCCAAAACATTTCCGATGGTGGTATCGTATCTCATTAAGCCGGTTGATACTGATATGCTTGCATCATTAAAGAAGGTCCCGCAGCTTCAAGAGTTTTATAACTGA
- a CDS encoding response regulator, translated as MQPKNILLVEDNEGDILLTLEGLQESNKDHKVEVVKDGKAAIDYLNRIGEYANANSPDLILLDINLPKKTGIEVLKYIKTSEVLKHIPVIMLTTSSSTNDIRQAYLNYSNCYITKPVEADDFIKAVNEIDNFWTGLVSLKPV; from the coding sequence ATGCAGCCAAAAAATATACTTCTGGTTGAGGATAACGAAGGAGATATTCTTTTGACTCTCGAAGGCCTGCAGGAATCCAATAAAGATCATAAGGTTGAAGTAGTTAAAGACGGCAAGGCGGCCATAGATTATTTAAACCGGATCGGAGAATATGCAAACGCAAATTCCCCGGATCTTATCCTGCTCGATATCAATCTTCCGAAAAAAACCGGAATTGAAGTTCTTAAATATATAAAAACTTCAGAGGTATTAAAGCATATACCGGTTATCATGCTTACGACCTCTTCTTCCACTAATGATATTAGACAGGCATATCTGAATTATTCCAATTGTTATATCACAAAACCGGTTGAAGCAGATGATTTTATAAAAGCGGTCAATGAGATTGATAATTTCTGGACAGGACTGGTAAGTCTGAAACCTGTATAG
- a CDS encoding endonuclease domain-containing protein produces MKDRRRDLRVKTTEFEKLMWIFLRSRNTKGQKFRRQYSVDSYVIDFYCPSLKLAIEIDGGIHEKEDQKKYDAERQKHIEAYGIRFLRIKNEEIMNDMDKVMKAVEDKIQSLLTEQETSP; encoded by the coding sequence ATGAAAGACCGGAGACGTGACCTGCGGGTTAAAACAACAGAGTTCGAAAAGCTAATGTGGATTTTCCTGCGGAGCAGGAATACCAAGGGGCAGAAATTCCGCAGACAGTATTCAGTGGATTCTTACGTCATTGACTTCTATTGCCCCTCCCTGAAACTTGCCATTGAAATTGACGGAGGAATACATGAAAAGGAAGATCAGAAGAAATACGATGCCGAAAGACAGAAGCACATAGAAGCATACGGTATCAGATTTTTGCGGATAAAGAATGAGGAGATTATGAATGATATGGATAAGGTAATGAAGGCAGTGGAGGATAAAATACAATCGCTTTTAACGGAGCAAGAAACCTCACCCTAA
- a CDS encoding PAS domain S-box protein, whose product MKTHVQGRRKNGISSAKAEDQKIRVFQYTSPADSVRELLDSLPHFSPASDQAILLICRKQLVTDLPGQLPSGIKLGVDAEILSGATVYIIKDSDGFQVREGKLRLTSKSTSEKNSRSSPEKLSKRAETPAFFSELSKFILYESSDWLLLGSDRRIEFAASSAAKLLGSPAESFLHKEIESLFQKQAVSSLRQCIKGSITSGRKTRGIFPLKNTSESKEAKYLECVFQRFSAGFNDSKLIVTLRDSTKEKIAEKTYEETLIKLRERVKEQSCLYSISSLATQNLTTGELLSSVVCLIPSAFYYPERTFARIRLGGQEYTSENGPAAGKHFRTEKILDDKKRLSIEIYLRQDKSPKEKIDFLPEEKKLIESIASTLALILNQLFTAQQMIENRDRLTSVIETEPACVKIVSANGKLIHMNNSGLKMIQAEKAGKKLFGTDVSALILEEDRHIYRSLHKNALRGQKGEARFRVKGLRGKIVWMESSSVPLRDAQNRITSVLSVTRDITEQVKSEIEIRLLNKELELLLQSSGEGLFGINLEGNCTFINDAALRLLGYKRKDCIGKNMHQLIHHHRIDGSLYPEEECPIYHENIGSIRTEHTDEVFWKADGSPVPVRFFSNPIIDEGKVTGVTVTFNDISEQKRKELEIITIKNNTEALINSTDDLIWSVDKNHKLIACNAAFRQLISRVSSDDIKPGDPVLKKMGCTPAEKKIWTGYLEEVFRGKGVAVAAEKVISRDDAIRSLNMNPIYSPSGKIFGAACYSKNLTEDIRREEMLEKTRNSLKRVFDQSIDVICTVNEEGCFELVSSASEQVLGYLPQELSGKHYSQFVHPADLKRTDAIVKKIISGKIIRNFENRYIRKDGSEILVNWSAAWDEDDKLMYCVARDGTEVREAQEKILLSESRFRNLVQEATDLLAILTPDGIYQYVSPTTIKLLGWTPEDFIGKNAFEFIHEDDKERTLNQFKKLSGSRKLKFEPFRFKHKDGSWRWIETTATNLLDEPSVMGIVANSRDVTDEVIYREELKKSEEKYRMLFRSSPFPKWLYDIETFQMLDVNETALRHYGYSREEFLNLTILDIRPDSEVSKVIEAHRNLSDKPGRIDFGQFVHKKKDGTLIQVTVTGHRIEYNNRNCIMVVIMDTTEIERTIKLLKEKEQQLRFAQKMAKLGYWSISVADGKITWSDDVYDIWGLDKNTFEPTIENVMELIPEGSRTKGMLEYYQFFNSGEPLDTVHRIIMKDGSVKWLRQIGVHLTDNDGNPLAIAGTVQDITEQKLNELHLAEINERYIHVTKATSDAIWDWNLLTNKIFWGEGFHTIFGYDSENAEQDFSSWNSRVYPDDIEPVSKSLHDVIEGSGYIWVEEYRFLKADGTVAFVLDKGIVIRDADGKAVRMVGAMQDITKQKLEMQHLRLLESVITNANDSVMITEATSSGKEGRKILYVNKSFSRMTGYSAQEIIGKTPAIFHGPKTDKKIVSQISEKLRRFEPGEFTLINYKKSGEEYWLNLSLSPVSDEKGNFTHWIAIERDVTERRDEELQKWIFAEISGQFGKEKNLKNSIHSVLELFVRHTGLTFAEVWLLHSDKKKMILTSQYSDDAKIEIEFFRPNTIKSLSYGEGLPGRVWASGVIEYWENPDSIREFPRFEFAMNAGIKNIFGIPLIANNEVIGVFLAGIPNVPERKHFFANIFSNLTVHLGTEIKRKQLEEDLRQIFDTAPDIICIANGNGFFTKINPAACELLGYTEHELLSIPLFNFVHKDDLTKTAETLQGLIDGEPVIYFENRYITKSGSVKWLAWTAAPASESDLVFAVAKDITDKKNLEGSFEKAMKLARMGSWEYDIPSDKLYWSQITKEIHEVPEKFEPDIASATGFYPEGEDRDKIIRSMRIAREKGEPWDIELRIVTAKGKEKWVRTIGEAEFAGSQCIRLYGSFQDIDARKRAERDFQKTLIEKNEILESIEDAFFAVDRNWKITYWNRMAEKVLGKTKERVLGRNLWAEYYDAIGTPFYSNYHDAMNENKPRHFEAYYEQLDAWFSVSVFPSERGLSVYFKDITEKKKAEEEIRLSNERYRMVTAATNDAIWDWDIKNKKVFWGEGFERIFGLNLKLIPDTISGRKNFTHQEDWDDLDLEIDRAIANPEVLHWDYEYRIQKSSRTFAFVYDRAIIIRDENGEAVRMVGAVQDLTERKKYEESLKMLNENLEQYARELSISNKELEQFAYVASHDLQEPLRMITSFLSQIEKKYSPIIDERGKTYIKFAVDGAKRMRQIILELLDFSRVGRTEEKLEEFSVSEVIDEIRALYKKSIEDKNARIEYGNLPFIVAYKTPVRQVLQNLISNSLKYSKKDVPPEITVTVEEMDIHWQISVADNGIGIDPEYFEKIFIIFQRLHSKDEYSGTGMGLAISKKIVENLGGKIWLNSEEGKGAVFYFTLRKQNKNEILEQL is encoded by the coding sequence ATGAAAACTCACGTCCAAGGCAGACGGAAAAACGGTATCTCCTCTGCAAAAGCTGAGGACCAGAAAATCAGGGTGTTTCAATACACCTCCCCGGCCGATTCAGTAAGGGAATTATTAGACTCTTTACCGCATTTTTCCCCGGCTTCTGATCAGGCAATTCTGCTTATATGCAGGAAGCAGTTAGTTACTGATTTACCCGGGCAACTTCCTTCAGGAATCAAACTGGGTGTGGATGCTGAAATACTTTCCGGGGCAACTGTTTATATTATTAAAGACTCTGACGGGTTTCAGGTCAGGGAAGGGAAACTTAGACTCACTTCAAAATCCACTTCCGAAAAGAATTCAAGATCATCACCGGAAAAACTCAGTAAAAGGGCAGAAACTCCTGCATTCTTCTCAGAGCTATCCAAATTTATACTCTATGAAAGTAGTGACTGGCTTCTGCTCGGTTCTGACCGACGGATAGAGTTTGCAGCTTCTTCAGCGGCAAAACTTCTCGGCTCTCCGGCAGAAAGTTTTTTGCACAAAGAAATAGAATCACTCTTTCAGAAACAGGCAGTCTCATCACTCAGACAATGTATTAAGGGAAGCATAACATCGGGGAGAAAAACCAGGGGAATATTCCCTCTGAAGAATACATCTGAATCAAAGGAAGCCAAATATCTTGAATGTGTATTTCAGCGATTCTCAGCCGGCTTCAATGACAGTAAATTAATCGTAACTCTCCGGGACAGCACTAAAGAAAAGATCGCAGAAAAAACTTACGAAGAGACACTGATAAAACTGAGGGAAAGAGTAAAAGAACAATCCTGTCTATACAGTATATCCTCTCTCGCCACGCAGAATCTGACAACCGGAGAACTTCTCAGTTCGGTTGTCTGTCTGATTCCTTCGGCGTTTTATTACCCAGAACGGACGTTTGCCCGGATACGGCTCGGCGGACAGGAGTATACATCAGAAAACGGCCCGGCAGCAGGCAAACACTTCAGGACAGAAAAAATTCTTGATGATAAAAAGCGGCTCTCCATTGAAATATATCTCAGGCAGGATAAATCCCCGAAAGAAAAAATTGATTTTCTTCCTGAAGAAAAGAAACTCATCGAATCAATAGCCTCAACTCTGGCTCTTATTCTGAATCAGCTGTTCACGGCACAGCAGATGATTGAAAACCGGGACAGACTTACCAGTGTAATTGAAACTGAACCGGCATGCGTAAAAATCGTCTCGGCAAACGGTAAGCTCATCCACATGAATAACTCCGGTCTGAAGATGATTCAGGCAGAAAAAGCCGGTAAAAAATTATTCGGGACAGATGTATCTGCTCTTATTCTTGAAGAGGATAGACATATATACCGCAGCCTGCACAAAAACGCGCTGCGGGGACAGAAAGGTGAAGCGCGTTTCAGAGTTAAAGGACTTCGCGGTAAGATAGTCTGGATGGAGAGCAGCTCTGTTCCTCTCAGGGATGCACAAAACAGAATAACTTCCGTTCTGAGCGTGACGAGGGATATTACTGAACAGGTAAAGTCAGAAATAGAAATCAGGCTGCTGAATAAGGAACTGGAACTTCTTCTTCAGTCAAGCGGTGAAGGACTCTTCGGAATCAATCTTGAAGGCAATTGTACATTTATTAACGATGCTGCTTTACGTCTTCTTGGTTATAAGAGAAAAGACTGTATCGGCAAAAATATGCACCAGCTGATTCATCATCACCGGATTGACGGCTCGTTATATCCGGAAGAAGAATGTCCGATATATCATGAAAATATCGGAAGCATCCGGACGGAACATACTGATGAAGTATTCTGGAAAGCGGACGGAAGTCCTGTGCCTGTGAGATTCTTTTCGAATCCGATTATTGATGAAGGCAAAGTAACCGGAGTTACTGTTACTTTTAACGATATCTCGGAACAGAAGCGGAAAGAACTTGAAATAATCACCATAAAGAATAACACCGAAGCTTTAATTAACAGCACGGACGATCTGATCTGGTCAGTTGATAAAAACCACAAACTGATTGCGTGTAATGCTGCATTCCGGCAGCTGATAAGCAGAGTATCATCCGACGACATTAAACCTGGTGATCCGGTACTAAAGAAAATGGGATGCACGCCGGCAGAAAAGAAAATCTGGACAGGTTACCTGGAGGAAGTCTTCCGGGGCAAAGGTGTTGCGGTAGCCGCTGAAAAGGTAATCAGCAGGGATGATGCAATCCGTTCCCTGAACATGAATCCGATATACAGTCCTTCGGGAAAAATTTTTGGTGCGGCCTGTTACAGCAAAAACCTGACGGAGGATATCAGGCGTGAAGAGATGCTCGAAAAAACCAGAAATTCCCTCAAAAGAGTTTTTGATCAGTCAATTGATGTGATTTGCACAGTGAATGAAGAGGGCTGTTTTGAACTGGTCAGCAGCGCTTCAGAACAGGTTCTGGGATATCTTCCTCAAGAACTTAGCGGAAAACATTATTCTCAATTTGTGCATCCGGCTGATCTGAAGAGGACTGATGCAATTGTTAAAAAGATAATTTCCGGAAAAATCATCAGGAATTTCGAAAACAGATATATCCGGAAGGATGGTTCTGAGATTCTTGTTAACTGGTCAGCAGCATGGGATGAAGATGATAAACTGATGTATTGCGTTGCACGGGATGGTACTGAGGTGAGAGAAGCTCAGGAGAAAATACTTCTGAGTGAAAGCCGGTTCCGGAATCTGGTGCAGGAAGCAACGGATTTACTTGCTATCCTTACTCCTGACGGAATCTATCAGTATGTCAGCCCGACAACCATAAAACTGCTTGGCTGGACACCTGAGGACTTCATCGGAAAAAATGCGTTCGAGTTCATTCATGAGGATGATAAAGAACGGACGTTGAATCAGTTTAAGAAACTTTCCGGTTCAAGAAAGCTGAAGTTTGAACCGTTCAGGTTTAAGCATAAAGACGGTTCATGGAGATGGATTGAAACGACGGCGACAAATCTTCTTGATGAACCCTCAGTCATGGGTATAGTGGCGAACTCACGGGATGTGACTGATGAGGTGATTTACCGGGAGGAACTTAAAAAGTCGGAAGAAAAGTACCGTATGCTTTTCCGTAGCAGTCCGTTTCCGAAATGGCTTTATGATATCGAGACTTTCCAGATGCTGGACGTAAATGAAACAGCGCTCAGGCATTACGGGTACAGCAGGGAAGAATTTCTTAACCTTACGATTCTTGATATTCGTCCTGATTCTGAGGTTTCCAAAGTTATTGAAGCACACAGGAATTTATCGGATAAACCCGGCAGGATTGATTTCGGACAGTTTGTCCATAAGAAAAAAGATGGTACACTTATTCAGGTTACCGTTACCGGGCACAGGATTGAATATAATAACCGTAACTGCATTATGGTGGTAATCATGGATACCACCGAAATTGAACGCACAATTAAACTGCTCAAGGAAAAAGAGCAGCAGCTGCGGTTTGCACAGAAAATGGCAAAGCTGGGATATTGGAGTATCTCCGTTGCTGACGGAAAAATAACCTGGTCAGATGACGTTTATGATATATGGGGTTTGGATAAAAACACGTTCGAGCCCACAATTGAAAATGTCATGGAACTGATACCTGAGGGAAGCAGAACAAAAGGTATGCTGGAGTATTATCAGTTTTTTAACAGCGGGGAGCCATTAGATACGGTGCACAGAATAATAATGAAGGATGGTTCCGTTAAATGGCTCCGGCAGATTGGTGTGCATCTGACGGATAACGACGGAAATCCTCTTGCGATCGCGGGAACCGTGCAGGATATAACTGAGCAAAAACTGAATGAACTGCACCTTGCGGAAATCAATGAACGGTATATTCATGTTACAAAGGCAACTTCTGACGCAATATGGGACTGGAATCTTCTGACAAATAAAATATTCTGGGGTGAGGGTTTTCATACCATATTCGGCTATGACTCTGAAAACGCCGAGCAGGATTTTTCCTCATGGAACAGCCGTGTTTATCCTGATGACATAGAGCCGGTATCCAAAAGCCTACACGATGTTATTGAGGGAAGTGGATATATATGGGTGGAAGAATACCGATTTCTGAAAGCAGACGGTACTGTTGCTTTTGTGTTGGACAAGGGGATTGTCATCAGGGATGCAGACGGCAAGGCTGTGAGGATGGTAGGAGCCATGCAGGATATCACCAAACAGAAACTTGAGATGCAGCATCTGCGGCTTCTTGAGTCTGTAATTACCAATGCCAATGACAGTGTGATGATTACCGAAGCTACATCTTCGGGCAAAGAGGGGAGAAAAATATTATATGTTAATAAGTCTTTCTCCAGGATGACCGGCTACTCTGCTCAGGAAATAATCGGTAAAACTCCTGCAATATTTCATGGCCCGAAAACCGATAAAAAGATAGTCAGCCAAATTTCGGAGAAACTCAGGAGATTTGAACCGGGTGAATTTACTCTGATTAATTATAAAAAAAGCGGAGAGGAATACTGGCTTAATCTTTCACTCAGTCCGGTTTCTGATGAAAAGGGAAACTTTACCCACTGGATTGCAATTGAAAGGGATGTGACTGAAAGAAGAGATGAAGAACTTCAGAAATGGATATTTGCTGAGATAAGCGGACAGTTCGGCAAGGAAAAAAATCTGAAGAACTCCATCCACTCCGTTCTTGAATTATTTGTGAGGCATACCGGGCTTACATTTGCCGAGGTCTGGCTGCTGCATTCCGATAAAAAGAAGATGATCCTTACTTCTCAATATTCTGATGACGCAAAGATCGAAATTGAGTTTTTCAGGCCGAATACCATTAAATCACTTTCGTATGGAGAAGGACTTCCCGGCAGAGTATGGGCAAGCGGGGTTATTGAATACTGGGAAAATCCTGATTCAATCAGGGAATTCCCAAGATTTGAATTTGCGATGAATGCAGGGATAAAAAACATTTTCGGTATTCCGCTGATTGCCAATAATGAAGTAATAGGGGTGTTTCTTGCGGGAATTCCGAATGTACCTGAGCGAAAACATTTCTTCGCGAACATCTTTTCCAATCTGACGGTGCATCTCGGAACTGAAATAAAAAGAAAGCAGCTTGAAGAAGATCTCAGACAGATTTTTGACACCGCGCCTGATATTATCTGTATTGCCAACGGAAACGGATTTTTTACCAAAATTAACCCGGCAGCATGTGAATTACTCGGATATACGGAGCACGAGTTATTGTCAATTCCTCTCTTTAACTTTGTGCACAAGGATGATCTCACCAAAACAGCGGAAACGCTGCAGGGGCTTATTGACGGTGAACCGGTAATTTATTTTGAGAACAGATATATAACAAAATCCGGATCGGTGAAATGGCTCGCCTGGACGGCCGCTCCCGCTTCTGAATCCGATCTGGTTTTTGCAGTGGCAAAGGATATCACCGATAAAAAGAATCTTGAAGGAAGTTTTGAAAAAGCCATGAAACTGGCAAGGATGGGGAGCTGGGAGTATGATATACCTTCTGATAAACTGTACTGGTCCCAGATTACAAAAGAGATTCACGAGGTGCCTGAAAAATTTGAACCTGATATCGCTTCGGCAACAGGATTTTACCCGGAAGGAGAAGACCGTGACAAAATAATCAGATCCATGAGGATTGCACGGGAGAAAGGCGAACCGTGGGATATTGAACTCCGCATTGTAACAGCCAAAGGAAAAGAAAAATGGGTAAGAACCATTGGGGAGGCAGAATTTGCAGGCAGTCAGTGTATAAGACTTTACGGAAGTTTTCAGGATATAGATGCAAGAAAACGTGCTGAACGGGATTTCCAGAAAACACTCATTGAGAAAAATGAAATTCTTGAGAGTATTGAAGATGCATTCTTTGCGGTTGACCGTAACTGGAAGATTACCTACTGGAACCGTATGGCTGAAAAAGTACTCGGAAAAACCAAGGAGCGGGTTCTTGGCAGAAATCTATGGGCTGAGTACTATGACGCGATAGGAACGCCATTCTATAGTAATTATCATGACGCGATGAATGAAAACAAGCCGCGGCATTTTGAGGCGTATTATGAGCAGCTTGATGCCTGGTTTTCTGTTTCAGTTTTCCCTTCAGAGCGTGGTCTTTCTGTATATTTTAAGGATATTACTGAAAAGAAAAAAGCAGAAGAGGAGATACGGCTCAGTAATGAACGCTACAGGATGGTTACCGCGGCAACAAACGATGCTATCTGGGATTGGGATATAAAAAACAAAAAGGTCTTCTGGGGTGAAGGTTTTGAACGGATCTTCGGGCTGAATCTGAAATTGATCCCTGATACCATTTCAGGAAGGAAAAACTTTACACATCAGGAAGACTGGGATGATCTGGATCTGGAAATTGACCGGGCGATAGCCAATCCTGAAGTTTTGCATTGGGATTATGAATACAGAATACAAAAGAGCAGCCGTACGTTCGCGTTTGTCTATGACCGGGCGATTATTATCCGTGATGAAAACGGTGAAGCAGTAAGGATGGTTGGCGCTGTGCAGGATCTGACTGAGCGTAAAAAGTATGAAGAATCTCTCAAAATGCTGAATGAAAATCTTGAGCAGTATGCCAGAGAGCTTTCCATTTCCAATAAAGAGCTTGAACAATTTGCTTATGTGGCTTCACATGATCTTCAGGAACCGCTCAGAATGATAACCAGTTTTCTTTCACAAATCGAAAAGAAATATTCACCTATCATTGATGAAAGGGGTAAAACTTATATAAAATTTGCCGTGGACGGAGCAAAACGAATGCGTCAGATAATTCTCGAACTGCTTGACTTCTCCCGCGTTGGCAGAACGGAAGAAAAACTTGAGGAGTTCTCGGTTTCTGAAGTTATTGATGAGATACGAGCACTTTACAAGAAAAGCATAGAAGATAAGAATGCGCGTATTGAGTATGGAAATCTTCCGTTTATCGTTGCGTACAAAACCCCTGTCCGGCAGGTGCTGCAAAACTTAATTAGCAATTCACTCAAGTACAGCAAAAAAGATGTACCGCCTGAAATCACAGTTACCGTTGAGGAAATGGATATACACTGGCAGATTTCAGTTGCCGATAATGGCATTGGCATTGACCCTGAGTACTTTGAAAAGATATTCATCATTTTTCAGAGACTGCACAGCAAAGATGAATATTCCGGAACCGGAATGGGGCTTGCCATCTCCAAAAAGATTGTCGAAAATCTGGGAGGGAAAATCTGGCTTAACTCTGAGGAGGGGAAAGGTGCTGTATTTTATTTTACTCTGAGAAAGCAAAATAAAAATGAAATTCTGGAACAGCTATAA
- a CDS encoding PAS domain S-box protein encodes MIKDPKKYNILIVEDNPGDYVLIEDYLHELMMKPELIHVSNFSEVKKLTSEEKPRVDVVLLDLTLPDKHGENLITEMLALCGDAPVIVLTGYSDFSFSIKSLNLGAADYLLKDELSASTLYKSIVYTIERKRFLIDLEASEKKYRDLFHLSPTPMWFYDIVTLRFLDVNQAAVQHYGYSREEFLSMTIKDIRPPADVAKLEAVLSDRSVKITYQNIFRHTKKNGEIIHVDIYGAAVEFGDTHARVIAANDITDRINYISAIEKQNEKLREIAWQQSHIARAPLARLMALTALLREEFVSDEDGKMVLQGVLNSAFELDDIIKDIAAKSAAINIERPENEV; translated from the coding sequence ATGATTAAGGATCCCAAAAAATACAACATTCTTATCGTTGAAGATAATCCGGGAGATTATGTTCTGATTGAGGATTATCTGCACGAACTGATGATGAAACCGGAACTTATCCATGTATCAAATTTTTCTGAGGTAAAAAAGCTTACCAGCGAGGAAAAACCACGCGTTGATGTTGTGCTGCTTGACCTTACCTTGCCGGATAAACACGGGGAAAATCTGATAACCGAAATGCTTGCTCTCTGCGGAGATGCACCGGTTATTGTCCTCACGGGATATTCTGATTTTTCTTTCAGTATAAAGTCACTCAATCTGGGAGCAGCAGACTACCTCTTAAAGGACGAACTTTCCGCTTCAACCTTATATAAAAGTATCGTTTACACCATTGAGCGCAAGCGTTTTCTTATTGATCTGGAAGCCTCGGAAAAAAAATACAGAGACCTCTTTCATCTGAGCCCTACCCCAATGTGGTTCTATGATATTGTGACGCTGCGGTTTCTGGATGTAAATCAGGCGGCGGTACAGCATTATGGTTACAGCAGGGAAGAGTTTCTCTCCATGACCATCAAAGATATCCGTCCTCCGGCAGATGTGGCAAAACTTGAAGCTGTGCTTTCTGACAGAAGTGTTAAGATAACCTATCAGAATATCTTCCGGCACACAAAGAAGAACGGCGAAATTATTCATGTTGATATCTATGGTGCGGCAGTGGAGTTTGGTGACACTCATGCCCGTGTAATTGCCGCGAATGACATAACTGACAGAATTAATTATATATCAGCCATCGAAAAGCAGAATGAAAAGCTCAGAGAAATTGCCTGGCAGCAGTCTCATATCGCCCGTGCACCGTTAGCCCGCCTGATGGCTTTAACGGCGCTGCTCAGGGAAGAATTTGTATCTGATGAAGATGGGAAAATGGTTTTGCAGGGAGTATTAAACTCCGCATTTGAACTGGACGATATCATAAAGGATATTGCGGCTAAATCTGCCGCAATAAACATTGAAAGGCCTGAAAATGAAGTTTGA
- the prmA gene encoding 50S ribosomal protein L11 methyltransferase — translation MKNITVYTILPDAENLEIISAYLWELEPAGIEEVDSGLRLYFDAEQDPGKESVEKALEELKTAGQLNDYQVMTQVFANRNWNEEWEKNISVIRVSDDMVIKPTFKEYTPEGNELILTIDPKMSFGTGEHQTTKLMLLALKKYIRGGEKVLDAGTGSGILAIGAVKLGAASAIAFDNDDWCYDNGIENCRLNDVSDKVEIRTCELDDIPQTEFDLILANIQKNILVQIADGLTSRIRPGGILLLSGLLGDDVEEVTDLYTRLGLTRLEVTELQEWRMIALRRN, via the coding sequence GTGAAAAACATAACAGTCTATACCATACTCCCCGATGCAGAAAATCTTGAAATTATCTCTGCGTATCTGTGGGAACTGGAACCGGCCGGCATTGAAGAAGTGGATTCCGGACTCCGGCTCTACTTCGACGCAGAGCAGGATCCCGGCAAAGAATCCGTTGAAAAAGCTCTTGAGGAACTGAAAACCGCAGGACAGCTTAATGATTACCAGGTGATGACCCAGGTATTTGCAAACCGCAACTGGAATGAAGAGTGGGAAAAGAACATCTCCGTAATACGGGTTTCCGATGATATGGTCATTAAACCAACATTTAAGGAATACACGCCCGAGGGAAATGAACTGATCCTGACCATTGACCCCAAAATGTCCTTCGGTACGGGAGAACATCAGACTACAAAATTGATGCTTCTGGCTCTCAAAAAATACATCCGGGGCGGAGAGAAAGTCCTTGATGCCGGAACCGGCTCAGGTATCCTGGCCATCGGTGCAGTGAAACTTGGTGCCGCCTCTGCAATTGCTTTCGATAACGATGACTGGTGTTACGATAACGGAATAGAGAACTGCCGCCTTAATGATGTTTCAGACAAAGTAGAAATACGTACCTGCGAACTGGACGACATTCCGCAGACGGAATTCGATCTGATACTTGCCAATATCCAGAAAAATATCCTGGTGCAAATCGCTGACGGACTCACCTCACGTATCAGACCCGGAGGCATACTGCTCCTCTCCGGTCTGCTCGGCGATGATGTTGAAGAAGTTACCGATCTCTACACCCGGCTCGGCTTAACCCGGCTTGAGGTAACAGAATTGCAGGAGTGGAGAATGATAGCGCTCAGAAGGAATTAG